One genomic window of Salvelinus alpinus chromosome 17, SLU_Salpinus.1, whole genome shotgun sequence includes the following:
- the nhlrc2 gene encoding NHL repeat-containing protein 2, with protein MASKCNLSALFPIQSQLDNALDNATNQQEKENLVYQYLRKLDDNDDLRIPDFDEGLEWLNTEGPLSFTRELAGKVVVLDFFTYCCINCIHILPDLHQLEKKHSVKDGLVIVGVHSAKFPNEKVLQNVRSAVLRYNITHPVVNDGDARLWHELEVTCWPTLVLVGPRGNLLFSLVGEGHRERLALFTNTSLRHYRDQVLLSGHLVGTKLYRDSLPPSLLSFPGKVAVDSSRKRLAIADTGHHRVLVVSSIGLVLYSIGGPESGRKDGNLDEATFCSPQGIVIKGDTVFVADTENHLIRKIDLLKGQVSTLAGVGFQGTDMEGGAMGPQQPISSPWDLALGTAGGEEDNMLWVAMAGTHQIWALFLENGKLPKRSEFKAGTCVRFAGSGNEENRNNAYPHKAGFAQPSGLAPAPEEPWGCLYVADSESSTVRSLALKDGAVKLLVGGERDPLNLFAFGDVDGKGVDAKLQHPLGLAWAPDQGLLYVADSYNHKIKVVDPKTRQCLVVAGTGEAGDVLGPSLTESSFNEPGGLCVGEGGRVLYVADTNNHHLKVLDLDTKTVSLFPISVEDAVDSAPTKSSGPCKVPKLPKSASRVKMPPLAVSPGQTVNLELVLSLPEGTKLTEDAPSFWTLSAEGNEWLVENQVVTGDIPNLSQPLSIPAILPMALKATEASPSLTLSVWVYCCLAGGGACMMKAASFTQPLQIASTPRKGSVTVTLAHAF; from the exons ATGGCGTCCAAGTGCAACCTTTCTGCTTTATTTCCAATCCAGAGCCAGTTGGACAACGCCCTGGACAACGCTACGAACCAACAAGAGAAAGAAAACCTTGTCTACCAGTACTTGAGAAAACTAGACGACAACGATGACTTGAGGATTCCCGATTTTGACGAAG GTCTCGAATGGCTGAACACAGAAGGTCCCCTTTCTTTCACCAGAGAGCTTGCTGGTAAAGTGGTGGTGTTGGACTTCTTTACTTACTGCTGCATAAACTGCATCCATATCCTACCTGACCTGCATCAGCTGGAGAAAAAGCACTCTGTCAAAG ATGGGCTTGTTATCGTGGGTGTCCACTCTGCCAAGTTCCCCAACGAAAAG GTGCTGCAGAACGTGCGGAGCGCTGTGCTCCGCTACAACATCACCCACCCGGTGGTGAATGATGGAGACGCTCGGCTGTGGCATGAGCTGGAGGTGACCTGTTGGCCCACCCTGGTGCTCGTTGGGCCCAGGGGCAACCTGCTCTTCTCGCTGGTGGGAGAGGGCCACCGTGAGCGCCTAGCGCTCTTCACCAACACCTCCCTTCGACACTACAGGGACCAGGTCCTGCTCAGTGGCCACCTCGTGGGGACCAAGCTTTACAGGGACTCTCTGCCCCCATCGCTTCTTTCCTTTCCTGGGAAGGTAGCAGTGGATTCCAGTAGGAAGAGACTGGCTATAGCAGATACGGGCCATCATCGGGTACTGGTGGTGTCCAGCATTGGGCTGGTGCTTTACTCTATAGGAG GGCCTGAGAGTGGTAGGAAAGACGGTAATCTCGACGAAGCAACCTTCTGCTCCCCACAGGGGATTGTCATCAAAGGAGATACTGTCTTTGTGGCCGACACTGAAAACCATCTGATCAGAAAG ATTGACTTGTTGAAGGGACAGGTCAGCACCCTGGCAGGAGTGGGATTTCAAGgcacagacatggagggaggggccATGGGACCCCAGCAGCCTATCAGCTCACCCTGGGACTTGGCCCTTGGGACTGCAG GTGGTGAGGAGGATAACATGCTGTGGGTGGCCATGGCAGGGACACACCAGATCTGGGCTCTGTTCCTGGAAAATGGGAAGCTGCCTAAAAGAAG CGAGTTCAAAGCGGGGACGTGTGTACGCTTCGCCGGCAGTGGCAACGAGGAGAATCGCAACAACGCCTACCCCCACAAGGCCGGCTTTGCCCAGCCCTCGGGCCTGGCCCCAGCTCCAGAGGAGCCCTGGGGGTGTCTGTACGTGGCCGACAGTGAGAGCAGCACTGTGCGCTCCCTGGCGCTGAAGGACGGCGCCGTCAAACTGCTGGTGGGGGGCGAGAGAGACCCCCTG AACCTGTTTGCGTTTGGGGACGTGGACGGGAAAGGAGTGGACGCAAAGCTCCAGCACCCTCTCGGTCTGGCCTGGGCTCCTGACCAAGGCCTCCTCTATGTGGCGGATTCCTACAACCACAAG aTCAAAGTGGTGGACCCAAAAACCAGGCAGTGTCTGGttgtggctgggacaggggaAGCTGGTGACGTGTTAGGGCCAAGCTTGACTGAGTCCAGCTTCAATGAGCCTGGTGGCCTGTGTGTCGGGGAGGGGGGCAGGGTGCTGTATGTAGCTGACACCAACAACCACCACCTCAAAGTCTTGGACCTGGACACCAAGACCGTGTCActg TTCCCCATTTCAGTGGAGGACGCGGTAGACTCTGCACCAACTAAGTCCTCTGGACCTTGTAAAGTCCCCAAGCTCCCCAAATCTGCTTCTAGGGTGAAGATGCCACCACTGGCAGTGTCACCAGGACAGACTGTCAACTTGGAGCTGGTGCTATCGCTACCAGAGGGCACCAAGCTCACTGAAGACGCACCCAGCTTTTGGACCCTGTCAGCAGAAG GTAACGAGTGGTTggtagagaaccaggtggtgacCGGGGACATCCCAAATCTTTCCCAGCCCCTCTCCATCCCTGCCATACTTCCAATGGCTCTCAAGGCGACAGAGGCCAGCCCCTCCCTCACCCTGAGTGTTTGGGTTTACTGCTGTCTGGCAGGAGGTGGGGCTTGTATGATGAAAGCCGCCTCCTTCACGCAACCTCTCCAGATAGCCTCTACACCCAGAAAGGGCTCGGTTACCGTGACGCTGGCTCATGCCTTCTAA